In Bradyrhizobium sp. 195, the sequence AGGCATTCATTGAGGCGGGTCTGCCTGAATGAACCCAACGAAGACTTGCTCCCGTGATGTCGCCTTTTGGCCCTTAGCCGACCAGCCGGGGCGACCTCCCATGTCCGCTATTGAAAACTGAACCGACAAGGCGCCGCCTCCGCGCGGGCTGATCGGGTTTATGAGTTACACGCCTTAGCCGGCCAGCATCGCGTGGGACAAATCGATCGCACCGTTCATTGCCGGCATCGGTTTCGTAAACCGGTGTTTCATCGGAAATCGGGTGGCAATGTTCGCCGCGTTGTCCTAGGCGAGGGGGCTCGGCCGCCGATGTGAGAGACCCATGCCCCCAAGCGACAACAGGATCGACGCGCGCGACTGGTCGCTGCTCGCGGTGCTCTCGATCCTCTGGGGCGGCTCGTTCTTCTTCAATGGCGCCGCTTTGCGGGAATTGCCGCCGCTGACGCTGGTGTTTCTGCGCGTCGCACTTGGCGCGGCCATTCTGGTGCCGCTCCTGCGCGTGCAGGGGCTCGGCCTCCCCAAGAGCATCTCAGGTTGGACGCCATTCGTTGTGATTGGGCTGCTCAACAATGTCATCCCGTTCTCGCTGATCGTGATCGGCCAGACGTTCATTCCGAGCGGGCTGGCCTCGATCCTGAACGCGACCACGCCGCTGTTCACGGTTCTCGTGATGGCGGCGGCGGGCGAGGAGGCTTTGCAGGTACGCCGCGTGGCCGGTGTGGCGCTTGGGCTCCTCGGCGTGATCATTCTGCGCGGATGGGGCATCGAGACCAGGACCGGGCAAGGGCTCGGAATCCTGCTCTGCCTGGGCGGCGCATTGAGCTATGGCGTTGCGGCACTGGCGGCCCGGCGATTGCTGAAGGACTCGGCCCCGCGCGGCACGGCAACGTTTCAGCTGATGGCGTCCACAGTGATGATGGCGCTCGTTGCCAGTGCTGTGGAGCAGCCTTGGGGTCTGCCGATGCCGAGCCTCACAACCTGGCTTGCGGTGCTTGGCCTCGCCGGCCTCTCGACGGCGCTCGCCTACATCGTCTTCTTTCAGATCCTGCGGCGCTCAGGTGCGAGCAACGTCGTGCTGGTCACGCTGCTCATTCCCATCACCGCCATTCTGTTGGGATGGTTGCTGCTGGGCGAGCCGATCTCGATGCGGGAGATCGCGGGCGCCATCGTCATCGGCAGCGCGTTGCTCGTGATTGACGGGCGCGCAATGAGCCTGCAGCGACGCGGCACCTAGGTTCCCAGGACCTGCGCGTTTCACTTCGCGGAAAATCGAACCGCTTGCCAGCGGCAAGCCGCCTTGCGACACTCTCTGCAAAACAAGACTAGAAAAACATTGGGGAGAGAACGATGCCAAGTCGTCGCAAAAACCTTGCTGCCCTTGCCATGCTTGCTGCCGGCGTGCTCGTCACGACACACGCTTTGGCGCAAAAGAAATACGACCCCGGCGCCAGCGACACCGAAATCAAGATCGGCAACATCATGCCCTATAGCGGGCCGGCGTCGTCCTATGGTGTAATCGGCAAGACCGAGGCCGCCTATTTCAGAATGATCAATGATCAGGGCGGCATCAACGGCCGCAAGATCAATTTCATCAGCTATGACGACGCCTATTCGCCGCCGAAGGCGATCGAGCAGGCGCGCAAGCTGATCGAGAGCGACGAGGTGCTGCTGATCTTCCAGCCGCTCGGCACGCCCTCGAACTCCGCGATCATGAAATACATGAACGCCAAGAAGGTGCCGCAGCTCTTCGTCGCGTCCGGCGGCACCAAGTTCGG encodes:
- a CDS encoding DMT family transporter — translated: MPPSDNRIDARDWSLLAVLSILWGGSFFFNGAALRELPPLTLVFLRVALGAAILVPLLRVQGLGLPKSISGWTPFVVIGLLNNVIPFSLIVIGQTFIPSGLASILNATTPLFTVLVMAAAGEEALQVRRVAGVALGLLGVIILRGWGIETRTGQGLGILLCLGGALSYGVAALAARRLLKDSAPRGTATFQLMASTVMMALVASAVEQPWGLPMPSLTTWLAVLGLAGLSTALAYIVFFQILRRSGASNVVLVTLLIPITAILLGWLLLGEPISMREIAGAIVIGSALLVIDGRAMSLQRRGT